ATAAGAGACTCAATCACTCGGGCCTTGTCGGGCGGCTTTCTTCAGCAATATGAAACCGAGAAGCATCAGCTACTGAGCGAACGTTTCTGCTCGCTCGTTCCTTGCGCCGAGAGGCTCCGTCTTGTCAATTCCGGCCTCGAAGCCACTATGTATGCGATTCGAGTGGCGCGTGCCGTAACTGGAAGGCGTTTGATCCTCAAATTCGAAGGGCATTTCCACGGTCTAAATGACACACTTACCTGGAACATCGACTCTTCTGCGCGAAGTGGGGTGCTTCGCCCAACCGGCGAACTCGAACGTGTGGCCGGTACCGTTGGAATCCCAGACGAACTCGGTCTGTTGACCATTCCATTACCCTGGAATGACCTGAACGCGGTGCAGAGAGCGTTCGATCTGAATCCCGACGATGTAGCCGGGATCATTCTCGAGCCGATTGCGCTCAATATTGGCTGTATCAAGCCGGATGATGGCTTCCTAGAGAATCTGCGCGCGCTTGCGACAAAGCACGGCGCATTATTGATTTTCGATGAGGTGCTGACTGGATTTCGTGCAAATATCGGTGGAGCGCAAAAAGATTTTGACGTTATTCCTGATATTGCTGCATACGGCAAAGCGTTTGGCTGTGGGATGCCGATAGCGGGGGTCGCGGGACGAGCCGAATTCATGGATGTCATCGCGCCGCGTGGGCCAGTGCAGGTCAGCGGCACCAATACGGGGCGATATCTGTCGGTATCCGCGGCCCTGTCAGTTATCGATTATCTTGAAGATGGATCCGCACATCGACATGTCGCATGCTTGGAAGCGCAGCTAAAAAACGGTTTGAGTGGAATATTTGCTAGGCATGGTATTCCATGTCACATAGACGGTTATGGTGGTCGCATAGGAGTGCACCTCGGCACATCAGAGCGTCCCCGTTTGATGAGAGACATCGAACGAACATACCCTATCGATTTCTCTAGAAAATTGTTTCATATGTTGTCGATAGAATATAGATTGTACGGTTTTCTAATGCCTCTTTCTTATTGCCCGGAACCAATTACATTATCAGCGACGCATACGCCTGAGATGATCGACGACGCATGTGAACGCCTCGAATCTGCATTGAATAGGATTGGGTACCATGAAAATTGAGGGCAATCAACCTGTCTGCGTTCGCCGTATTAGTGAATCAGATATTGCTGCAATGCTTGAACTGATTTCTCAGATCGAATCGCCCGATGATCTCGTACAATCGGCAGGCACGCAATTTTCACGTGAATTGGCGAATCCTCATCATGAGGAAGTAAGATTTTTGGCGACTTTAGGAGGCATTGCCGTTGGAACTATGGGATGTGGCCCTGGGCCGATGCCGTCAAAGCATGCGCTATGGGCAGACTGGTTGATCGTCGATCGCCGTTATCGTCGGTGTGGTATTGCCTATCAGCTTTATATGGAAGTCGAGAAGTTCGCAGTGAATCTCGATAAACGCTATTTGTGTTTGGATGTCGGCAATATAGACAGCGAGCGCGCGGCATACCTTTTTCATCGCCGCAACGGATTCCATATCGTTGGGAAAATCCCCGATTACTGGGGGGATCGAGAGCATCTACACATCATGGCGAAATACCTTATTTCACGGGAGCGGCACTGATATGGCGATCCTCAGCGGAGTCATAGAGCTATTGAATGCTGTCAGGAGTTGTCGAGCCGATGGTCTCGTGCTCGGACTTTGTCACGGCTGCTTCGACATCGTCCACGTCGGCCACATCCACCATCTTCGTCAAGCACGCTCGCTGGTCGATCGCCTCTTCGTATCCGTGACGGCCGACGAGTTTGTCAATAAGGGGCCTAATCGACCGATATTCACCGATGCTATTCGAGCAGAGTTTATTTCCTCGATTCGATACTGTGACTACGCGATTGTAAACCATGCGACGACCGCTGAAAATATGATTTCCTTGCTCCAGCCCCATGTGTTCTTCAAAGGAGCGGACTATCGTTCTGGCAATGATTCGAGAGTTAGTGCAGAGAGGAGAATTGTCGAGAGAAACGGTGGGCGCATGGTTTTGACCGATGATTCTGTGATGAATTCAACCTCACGCATCGCGAGAATAATTACTTCGATGGACATGTAAATGATCGAGGTGAAATGAAAAAACTTCTATTGCTTGATCTCGATGGGACGCTCATCGATACCCCACACTACGAAGCATGGTGCTACGCGGCCCGTCAAATTGGAATTGAAAATCTTAGCTATGAAGAATACGCCGTTTGGATAGCGGGTCGGCCACGCCTAGAAGGAGCATCTAGTCTCATTGGGTTGAAAAAAAGCCTCGTTCGAGTCGATTCACGTTACTCAGATACCTGTAGCGTATTAGCGGAGATAAAACAATTGGAATTTCTGAGACTTTCTACAGATATTCGATTTTTTGACGATGCGCTACGGTTGTTGGCGCGAGTGGAAACGTCGCGGCAAGATGTTAAATTCTATACGGCGTCTCAGAATGCGGCTGATCTCTTTCACACCGCATTGCGCAGATCTGGAAAATCGTTGAGCCGACGGGCGGTTGCGCGGCAACGGCGTGGTCAGACGCGAGCAGATTTGTTCTTGCATCTCACCGCCCAATACGCCCTAGATGCCGTCACGCTCGTCGACGACGCTCCACATGCCGTCGATGCGGCCTGCGGTCTTGGAATCCGAGCCTATCAGATCCGCCGCCATGAACGCCAACCGACGGCTAACGATTCACGCGCACGCATTCTTCCGTCACTTGATGACATTACTGTGCCGATTCGCGAGACTCCAAAGGATAGGCAATGACTGATCGCTCAAAGGTTCTTGTAACGGGTGGAAGCGGGTACGTAGGCGCGCGGCTTGTACCCAAACTACTGGCTGCCGGTTATCGGGTCCGTATCCTAGACACCCAATTTTTTTCAAATGGGCTTGATCGGCCTCGCGATCATCGCCACCTGGAATTGGTCAAAGGAGACATCCGCAACCTATCGGTTGTCGAAAATGCGTTACGAGGCGTCCAAATCGTCATACACCTGGCAGCGGTGGCAAACGATCCCAGCTTCAACTTGGACCCGATGCTGAGCCGATCTATCAATATCGATTGTCTTCCCAACCTCATGAGGACAGCAAAACGCTTCGGTTGTCGACGCTTCATCTATGCGTCATCGGCCAGCGTTTACGGCATTAATGACCAGCCGGTGGTCGACGAGAAACAGCCGTGCGTACCCGTTACCGATTACAACCGGTACAAAGCAGAGGGGGAAAATATCCTGTTTGATCTTAACGATTCATCTTTCGAAACGATAGCGGTCAGAGCGGCAACCGTCTGCGGCTGGTCGCCGAGACAGCGGTTGGACCTCACGGTGAACGTTCTGACTGCTAGCGCACTTGCTCGCGGTAGAATCACTGTCTTTGGGGGAAATCAGTATCGGCCCAATGTCCATATCGGTGATCTTTCTCGACTCTATACGTTGCTGGTCGAACGCGATTCTTTAGGCGCGCTTTGCGGGCGCGCGATCAACGTAGGTCGCGAGAATGATACGGTGGCTGGTATCGCGAAGCAGGTTAAAAGCGTCGTCGACAGTTACTTTTCCCTGAATGTACCGATTACGGCGACGCTTTCCGATGACGTACGGTCCTATAGGCTCGACTCGGGGCTGATGCAGCGGGAACTAGGGTTTGAGTTTGTCTATACCATTCGAGATGCAGTCCTGGAAATATGCGAGCGATGGCAATCGGGAGCGTTCGAGGATAGCCCTGATGTCTTGGCGGACCCTCGTTATCACAATCTATTGAATATCCGGTTGTCGGACTGGTCGATCGCATCGTCCTCGGGGTGCACATGCTGATCATTTCCGACGGAAAAAGAAAGGAACGCGTGATCGATCTAAGTCCCGAATCATCGGCGTTCGTATCTTGCGCGACAACGTTGGCTAATGCACTCATCGGGGTACGTCCGCACGTACCGGAAGCCTGCGGGCGCACCGAGCGAGTGCAATTGCTCGCCGATGGCGTCTACGCATCTGGCATCGGCGTATCGCGCGAGATCGTGTCGCTGCCCGCACCACGAGTTCTGCGGCTTTACGACGTGGAGACGGGGGAGCCCGCGCGCCGCGAAGATGGTACGACGGCAACGGTGACACTCTCGCTCGACGGGGCGAATGTCACTAGCATCGAGCGTTTGCAGGTTGGTGGATGCACGTTCGAGTTGATGGTGCGCTTATTTATCGATACGCCAGGCAAACCTGAGGTTGCTACTGTCATCAACCTGCGGCAGATGAATAGCGATAATACGTCGTCACGTCGATTACGGCTGGACTATGGCATCGACACCTGCGCAGCAAATGAATATCTCGGGACGTCCCCTTGGTTGACCGCCCGCCACTATGAAATCGAGGGCGCCAAGTGCAGCGACGACTGCTTCAGCGTTGTTGTCGCCACCGCGGAAGATCGGTTGCGCTACGAGGTGCGAATCGAACGGTCGCCAAGCTCCGCAAGCCTTGCCACTACATGGGCCCGGTGCGGGCGAGATTGCGTGATTTCGACAACTTTCAACTTTCGCAGCTCGCTCTGCCATGAGCTATTCGTGCACTGGCTGGTACGCACGGAATCTGATGCCTCGAAGTCACGAATGCCGGAAATGCTCTTTAAGTGCGCGGTTGCCGAACGAGAACACCGGGCGCGCTGGGCGAAATTGTGGGAGGATCACAACGTTGAGATCAATGCAGATGGTGAGCTCGTCGAGCTGGGAATGAGGTATGCAATCTTTCAGCTTTTACAACACGGGATAGAATCTCATTTTCATTCGGATGGATTTATTTCACCGGCACGTGGTTTGACGAGTACATATCACTCCGGAGCGGTTTTTTTCGATACGGAGCTTCATAAATGCATATTTTGGATCTGGAACGATCCTCGCGTCGCGCGAGCTATCATTGACTATCGGTACCATCGAATAGAAAGGGCACTCGAATTCGCGAAATCAACGGGGTTTTCTGGTGCCCGCTTCCCGGAAGCTTCGAATGATCGTGGAACGGAAAACGGACCTCGCTACGTTTTGTCCTGTCCAGGCGCAGAAATGGCTCGGGAATGGAGCGTCGATGAGGTGCTGCACGTCTCCGCGGATATCTGCTGGGCGTTACGGAGATATTGGACCGTAACTGGCGACGATGCCTATATGGGCAGTTGCGGGGCCAGAATCGTCGCCGAATGTGCGAAATTTTCGGCATCCGCCTTCACGTGGTCGGACGAGAGATGCGGCTATGTTATCGAACGTGTGATGGGCCCTGATGAATATCATTATCATGTGAGTAATAATTTTTATACAAATTATTTACTTGGATGGTGTCTACGATTCGCGCTCTCGCTGGTTGAGTGCGGATTAATTTGTGATGTATGCAATAGCGAGATACAGCGGTGGCGTTCAATTAGTAATAACGTGTATCTGCCGTGGATGAGCGTTGATGGGATTCTTATTCCAGAAGAATTCGATGGGTATGCAGGACTATCGGATGCCGAACGTAGGCTTGCAAGGACTGATGGGCCTCAATTTTTGAATGAAGACGAGCGGAATTCGTCTAAAGAATTGAAGAATTTTACTTCAAAAATCGTGAAGCAGGCCGATATCATTCTACTCATGACATTGTTTCCCGATGACTTTACAGATGAGGTTAAGAAAGCGGCATTTAAATTCTATGAGCCAAGGACTGTTCACGAATCGTCGCTTAGTTACGGCCCTCATGCAGTACTAGCAGCGGATATCGGGGATGCGAGTGATTGCGCCTATTTCATATCGCGTGCGAGTCGTTACAACTTGGACTTTACGCCGGCCGAGGACTACAGAAACGGTTTGCATCTGTCTGCGTATGCAGGTGCGTGGCAGGGGCTAGTTGAAGGGCTGGCCGGCTTGCGTGTTGATGGTGGCACGCTTTATTTTCGGCCGCGATTGCCTGGAAACTGGAACTCATACCGGTTCACCATTTGGTTCCGCGGACATCGACTTCAAGTCACGGTCCCCGCAGATGGTGTTGTCTACATCGACTGCGAGGGGAATAGGCTTCCCGTTAAGCGCCTCGCGGACGTGTATGCCTGCAGTTGCGGAGAGTTGGAATGATGTCACTCGCTGAGCGCATGTCGCCGTATCGCGATGCGTTACATTTTTCGTCATTTCGTAAGCTGCTGATTGGGCAAGGTCTGTCTATGGCCGGGGACGCAGTTTGCTTGGCGGCGCTTCCTGTCGCAATGATTCATGCGGGCTTTGGTGGCGAGGTCTTTGGGTTGGTCATGGCTGCGGTCGGCGTTGGCACGGTCATAGGTGCCATAGCTGGAGGGATACTGGCTGATCGAAGGTCGCCGAGGCGCATTCTCATTGCCACCGACGCCGCCAGGGGCGTGGCGCAGCTTGTCGTCGCTGCGCTAATCGTATGCGGTGCGCCATCATGGTGCTTAGCCCTCGCTTATTTGGTGTTTGGCATTGGCATTGGCTTATCCCGCCCATGCACCCAAGTCTTGCTCGTCAATCTACTGCCCAAGCAGGCTTTGGTTGCGGGGAACGGAGCGATGAACTTTCTCGACAACCTCGTTGCAGTGATGTTCCCGGCCACACTCGGCGTTTTGATTATCCTGTGGGACCCGGTGTGGGGCGTGCTCGTCGACGGCGTCACGTTCTTGGCTGCTGCTGTATTTACTGCGCGACTACCTGAGAAAGGCAGGTTTGAAATTAATGAGCAATTTTTATTGCGAGAGGTGTTCAATGGGGCAAAGATTATTTTTGGGCACTCCGAGTTGTTATTAGGATTTCTCGGCACTTTAGTCGTGAGTGTGTTGTGCTTCCCAGTTTTTCTTGTAGTTGCGCCGTATGCCGTGACCGATCGCTTTAACGACACGATGTGGGGCATCTGCTTGGCGGCATCGGGGCTGGGCGCGTGTATTGGATCCGTGATCACGGTGCTCGCTGCCGGCCATCGGCGCTTAAAACAGCTTGCGCTGACCTGCGGCTTCTTTCTCGGCAGCGCAATGGCTATGTTGGGTATCGGCGATTCCGCTTGGATGGCGATATTGGGATCGGCGTTTGTCGGAATTGTCGAAGCCTCATGGCTCACGGGCTGGGCCACAGCCGTGCAGACACTTTCCCCTGAGAAGGATCTCGGCAAGGTGGTGGCGATCGATACTTTTGTGACCAGCGGGGCGCATCCATTCATCTATCTCGGTAGTGGGCTCGTTGGTGCTTCCGTCGGTTATTCCTACACATTGACAATCGCTGCTGCGGCGAGCGCAATCGGAACTGCTTTAATCAGCCTGCTAGCCGTTCAGCGAAAACATCAAGGAAAGGCCCAATGATCAAATGCAATAACGTCTTGGAACAGGCACGCGACTTATCGGAATTCATCTTTGAGCGGTGGCGCGATATTCTCCCGGCCGGAGATTTTGTGCTCGGCGATGACGTTTCGCGATTCGAAACGTGGATGTCGCAGCGTTGCATGGGAGCCTATGCAATATCGATGAACTCGGGCACCGACGCTTTGCTGCTCGCACTGCGAGCCTTGGGAATCGGGCCGGGCCACGAAGTCATCACATGTTCGAACACATTCGTCGCCACGGTCGGAGCGATTGTGGCTGTCGGAGCCAGGCCTATACTCGCGGATGTGGGTGACGACGAACTGATCAACGTCGATACGGTTGCGCCACTTTTCACGGAGCGGACAAGAGCCGTCATACCGGTCCATCTCCGCGGGCGGCCCGTGGACATGGACTCGATGTTGACGCTATGTCGCGCCCACGGCGTGGCGGTTGTCGAGGATTGTGCTCAAGCGATTGGAACCACGATCAACGGCAAGCAGGTCGGGACGTCCAGCGACGCGGCGGCCTTCTCACTGCATCCGCTAAAAACGTTCGGTGGCCTGGGGGACGGCGGCATTCTCGTCACAACAAATCCGGAAATCGCCGCCTATGCAAGGCGCGCGCGCAATCATGGGTTGCAGACGCGTGATGAATCTATCGTGTTTGGGATCAACTCACGCCTTGATTCCTTGCAGGCGGCTGCCCTGAATATAAAGGCGCCCTACCTTGATAGGTGGCTGCGCCGTCGTCGGGAAATTGCTGCCTTTTATGATCTAGCACTTGCTGAAACCGCCACGGGAACAGATCTCGGCGGAGGCAAGCCGGGAAGCTCTTACTACCACTACGTCGTGAAGTCAGCAAAGCGAGACGGGCTGCAACGGCATCTCGCGAAGTACGGCATCCAGGCCGCGGTGCATTACCCT
The sequence above is a segment of the Trinickia acidisoli genome. Coding sequences within it:
- a CDS encoding aspartate aminotransferase family protein; this translates as MTEMRDEKRVGGVLAGWNYLPTVGPMQIRNASGPRVQVASGEWYDDYIMGWGSCFLGHDSTLIRDSITRALSGGFLQQYETEKHQLLSERFCSLVPCAERLRLVNSGLEATMYAIRVARAVTGRRLILKFEGHFHGLNDTLTWNIDSSARSGVLRPTGELERVAGTVGIPDELGLLTIPLPWNDLNAVQRAFDLNPDDVAGIILEPIALNIGCIKPDDGFLENLRALATKHGALLIFDEVLTGFRANIGGAQKDFDVIPDIAAYGKAFGCGMPIAGVAGRAEFMDVIAPRGPVQVSGTNTGRYLSVSAALSVIDYLEDGSAHRHVACLEAQLKNGLSGIFARHGIPCHIDGYGGRIGVHLGTSERPRLMRDIERTYPIDFSRKLFHMLSIEYRLYGFLMPLSYCPEPITLSATHTPEMIDDACERLESALNRIGYHEN
- a CDS encoding GNAT family N-acetyltransferase, which encodes MKIEGNQPVCVRRISESDIAAMLELISQIESPDDLVQSAGTQFSRELANPHHEEVRFLATLGGIAVGTMGCGPGPMPSKHALWADWLIVDRRYRRCGIAYQLYMEVEKFAVNLDKRYLCLDVGNIDSERAAYLFHRRNGFHIVGKIPDYWGDREHLHIMAKYLISRERH
- a CDS encoding adenylyltransferase/cytidyltransferase family protein, which translates into the protein MAILSGVIELLNAVRSCRADGLVLGLCHGCFDIVHVGHIHHLRQARSLVDRLFVSVTADEFVNKGPNRPIFTDAIRAEFISSIRYCDYAIVNHATTAENMISLLQPHVFFKGADYRSGNDSRVSAERRIVERNGGRMVLTDDSVMNSTSRIARIITSMDM
- a CDS encoding NAD-dependent epimerase/dehydratase family protein is translated as MTDRSKVLVTGGSGYVGARLVPKLLAAGYRVRILDTQFFSNGLDRPRDHRHLELVKGDIRNLSVVENALRGVQIVIHLAAVANDPSFNLDPMLSRSINIDCLPNLMRTAKRFGCRRFIYASSASVYGINDQPVVDEKQPCVPVTDYNRYKAEGENILFDLNDSSFETIAVRAATVCGWSPRQRLDLTVNVLTASALARGRITVFGGNQYRPNVHIGDLSRLYTLLVERDSLGALCGRAINVGRENDTVAGIAKQVKSVVDSYFSLNVPITATLSDDVRSYRLDSGLMQRELGFEFVYTIRDAVLEICERWQSGAFEDSPDVLADPRYHNLLNIRLSDWSIASSSGCTC
- a CDS encoding glycosyl hydrolase family 65 protein, coding for MLIISDGKRKERVIDLSPESSAFVSCATTLANALIGVRPHVPEACGRTERVQLLADGVYASGIGVSREIVSLPAPRVLRLYDVETGEPARREDGTTATVTLSLDGANVTSIERLQVGGCTFELMVRLFIDTPGKPEVATVINLRQMNSDNTSSRRLRLDYGIDTCAANEYLGTSPWLTARHYEIEGAKCSDDCFSVVVATAEDRLRYEVRIERSPSSASLATTWARCGRDCVISTTFNFRSSLCHELFVHWLVRTESDASKSRMPEMLFKCAVAEREHRARWAKLWEDHNVEINADGELVELGMRYAIFQLLQHGIESHFHSDGFISPARGLTSTYHSGAVFFDTELHKCIFWIWNDPRVARAIIDYRYHRIERALEFAKSTGFSGARFPEASNDRGTENGPRYVLSCPGAEMAREWSVDEVLHVSADICWALRRYWTVTGDDAYMGSCGARIVAECAKFSASAFTWSDERCGYVIERVMGPDEYHYHVSNNFYTNYLLGWCLRFALSLVECGLICDVCNSEIQRWRSISNNVYLPWMSVDGILIPEEFDGYAGLSDAERRLARTDGPQFLNEDERNSSKELKNFTSKIVKQADIILLMTLFPDDFTDEVKKAAFKFYEPRTVHESSLSYGPHAVLAADIGDASDCAYFISRASRYNLDFTPAEDYRNGLHLSAYAGAWQGLVEGLAGLRVDGGTLYFRPRLPGNWNSYRFTIWFRGHRLQVTVPADGVVYIDCEGNRLPVKRLADVYACSCGELE
- a CDS encoding MFS transporter; translation: MMSLAERMSPYRDALHFSSFRKLLIGQGLSMAGDAVCLAALPVAMIHAGFGGEVFGLVMAAVGVGTVIGAIAGGILADRRSPRRILIATDAARGVAQLVVAALIVCGAPSWCLALAYLVFGIGIGLSRPCTQVLLVNLLPKQALVAGNGAMNFLDNLVAVMFPATLGVLIILWDPVWGVLVDGVTFLAAAVFTARLPEKGRFEINEQFLLREVFNGAKIIFGHSELLLGFLGTLVVSVLCFPVFLVVAPYAVTDRFNDTMWGICLAASGLGACIGSVITVLAAGHRRLKQLALTCGFFLGSAMAMLGIGDSAWMAILGSAFVGIVEASWLTGWATAVQTLSPEKDLGKVVAIDTFVTSGAHPFIYLGSGLVGASVGYSYTLTIAAAASAIGTALISLLAVQRKHQGKAQ
- a CDS encoding DegT/DnrJ/EryC1/StrS family aminotransferase is translated as MIKCNNVLEQARDLSEFIFERWRDILPAGDFVLGDDVSRFETWMSQRCMGAYAISMNSGTDALLLALRALGIGPGHEVITCSNTFVATVGAIVAVGARPILADVGDDELINVDTVAPLFTERTRAVIPVHLRGRPVDMDSMLTLCRAHGVAVVEDCAQAIGTTINGKQVGTSSDAAAFSLHPLKTFGGLGDGGILVTTNPEIAAYARRARNHGLQTRDESIVFGINSRLDSLQAAALNIKAPYLDRWLRRRREIAAFYDLALAETATGTDLGGGKPGSSYYHYVVKSAKRDGLQRHLAKYGIQAAVHYPVPIHRQQAWLRSQPPIALPTTERLSREILTIPCHHHLSDCDIEKIVVTIRSFNARYEFAPERRIPS